The proteins below come from a single Papaver somniferum cultivar HN1 chromosome 11, ASM357369v1, whole genome shotgun sequence genomic window:
- the LOC113322683 gene encoding ankyrin repeat and KH domain-containing protein mask-like yields the protein MSPASRSKPKDKSSARAAKEQQKSSSKASVPGTTGNGAPASAYNPLLGTFHTLDTAPPVSSPPPHSNSRFRNIDQTDEQSGSSVGTGAEYDSVSNNDSCSGESEDHKDKILTTNIKQDSIPGCDNDKREKIRQKNERKHQRQRERRAQELHERCSGYLISRKLEALAQQLVAMGFSSERATMALILNEGRIEESVNWLFEGGEESAQQKSANLDGGGSNLKIDITEELSRIAALEIKYGFSKPEVERAVVACEGDLEKASENLKAQKQQEQPTSLPKTDDTGGDQQVHNSTSKMPVSASPNIMKPPARASTGPITIQQRKDDRDFNYTKATVAAAASVVASPESLSRNLQSLRKSQPKPEWARPPVQAATSVEKRWMPNGGSSSSSASYSLAPPLQGSSPPPQPAAKVEARYVVAGSEGKNLQTGAVREPVIMMQRPQSANAKQNNNITPATSISASPPGTAGWYPPNHHSNSSPNVELLMKSNVGGLSSPPYIPSPRNPTQPSIINSQQFYQQSHYQPQQQQQQQPYMSNPNLVIDTSGGGDTWGGNSNLWNNTATGMLSPLSASPLTVPSSLGLFSGWGPGGGSGSTSSVDWSTGGSMSQLDYTNIDWTLESASNLKPSSENNWWVDLASSLMNNRDVASSLMNNSRMYDSWAAANTSAPNPTGLSQSPTMMMRSANLNGAGGVYTTAGLQQEGLTMASTVTETISASQQGPPSSSSVGPPAHEWTSPFAGKDLFSLPRQFVTSPSL from the coding sequence ATGTCTCCAGCCTCCAGATCTAAACCCAAGGATAAATCCTCAGCAAGGGCAGCCAAGGAACAGCAGAAATCTTCATCCAAGGCCTCTGTACCTGGTACAACAGGAAATGGTGCTCCAGCAAGTGCATACAACCCACTTCTGGGAACCTTTCACACCCTTGATACCGCACCACCTGTCTCCTCACCACCTCCTCACAGCAACAGTCGGTTTCGGAATATAGACCAGACAGATGAGCAATCAGGTAGCTCGGTAGGGACTGGTGCGGAATATGATTCTGTCTCTAACAACGATAGTTGCTCTGGGGAGTCCGAAGACCACAAAGACAAGATCCTCACCACCAATATTAAACAAGATTCTATCCCTGGATGTGACAATGACAAGCGAGAAAAGATCCGACAGAAGAATGAGAGGAAGCACCAGCGTCAGAGAGAGAGGAGAGCCCAGGAGTTGCATGAGAGGTGCAGTGGTTATCTCATATCCAGGAAACTGGAAGCACTTGCTCAGCAACTTGTGGCGATGGGCTTCTCTTCCGAACGTGCAACTATGGCCCTGATATTGAATGAGGGTCGGATTGAGGAATCAGTTAATTGGCTATTTGAGGGAGGAGAAGAATCAGCTCAGCAGAAAAGTGCTAATCTTGATGGCGGGGGTagtaatttgaaaattgatataacgGAAGAGCTTTCTCGGATTGCAGCGTTGGAAATAAAATACGGGTTCTCAAAGCCAGAGGTTGAAAGAGCTGTTGTAGCATGTGAAGGAGATCTAGAGAAGGCATCTGAGAACCTTAAAGCACAGAAGCAGCAAGAACAACCCACTTCTTTGCCAAAGACGGATGATACTGGCGGAGATCAGCAAGTGCATAATAGTACCAGTAAAATGCCAGTCTCTGCCTCTCCGAACATAATGAAACCACCGGCCAGGGCCTCAACTGGCCCGATAACAATACAACAGAGAAAAGATGATAGAGATTTTAACTACACCAaggcaacagtagcagcagcggCTTCAGTTGTGGCATCTCCAGAGTCTTTGAGCAGAAACTTACAATCTTTGAGGAAGAGTCAGCCAAAGCCAGAGTGGGCAAGACCACCGGTACAAGCTGCAACATCAGTAGAAAAGAGGTGGATGCCGAATGGGGGATCAAGTTCTTCATCTGCTTCATATTCTTTGGCTCCTCCTTTGCAAGGTTCTTCACCACCGCCACAACCAGCAGCGAAAGTGGAGGCTCGGTATGTTGTTGCTGGAAGTGAAGGTAAGAATCTTCAGACAGGAGCTGTAAGGGAACCTGTGATCATGATGCAACGACCACAATCCGCTAATGCGAAGCAGAATAATAATATTACTCCAGCCACAAGCATTAGTGCCTCGCCGCCAGGAACTGCTGGATGGTATCCACCGAACCATCACTCTAACAGTTCCCCAAATGTTGAGCTCTTGATGAAATCCAATGTCGGTGGTTTATCATCACCACCATATATTCCGAGCCCAAGAAATCCTACCCAGCCCAGCATTATAAACTCTCAGCAGTTTTACCAGCAAAGTCATTATCagccacagcagcagcagcagcaacaaccatATATGTCTAATCCAAATCTGGTAATAGATACTTCTGGTGGTGGAGACACTTGGGGTGGGAATAGTAATTTATGGAATAACACAGCAACAGGGATGTTGTCACCATTATCGGCATCACCACTAACTGTTCCGTCTTCTTTGGGCTTGTTTTCTGGGTGGGGTCCTGGTGGAGGATCTGGCTCAACATCGTCAGTAGATTGGAGCACCGGAGGATCAATGTCGCAGTTGGATTACACCAACATTGATTGGACCTTGGAATCAGCGTCAAATTTGAAGCCTTCATCAGAGAACAACTGGTGGGTTGATCTAGCATCATCTCTGATGAATAACAGGGATGTAGCGTCGTCTTTGATGAATAACAGTCGCATGTATGATTCATGGGCTGCGGCAAATACGAGCGCTCCTAATCCCACAGGATTGTCTCAGTCACCTACAATGATGATGAGGTCAGCAAACTTGAATGGAGCAGGTGGTGTCTATACAACGGCGGGTTTGCAGCAGGAAGGATTGACAATGGCTTCGACGGTAACAGAGACAATATCAGCTTCGCAACAGGGTCCACCATCATCCTCTTCTGTTGGGCCACCGGCACATGAGTGGACGTCTCCGTTTGCTGGGAAGGATTTGTTTAGCTTACCCAGGCAGTTTGTTACATCCCCTTCTCTGTAA
- the LOC113322684 gene encoding 4-diphosphocytidyl-2-C-methyl-D-erythritol kinase, chloroplastic/chromoplastic-like: MASSLYLCNQNLNYPISHGRKSSYLCKNTSLSAFWGHGYRKFSQHLQTVSFQRTPFVKAMASNSKTDKQQVEITYDPDERLNKLADEIDKTAGLSRLTYFSPCKINVFLRITRKREDGFHELASLFHVISLGDTIKFSLSPSKSKDRLSTNVSGVPLDDSNLIIKALNLYRRKTGSDNFFWIHLDKKVPTGAGLGGGSSNAATALWAANQFNNCAASEKELQEWSSEIGSDIPFFFSRGVAYCTGKGEVVKDIPPPIPLDMSMVLIKPPQACSTVEVYKRLRLDQTSTVDPVTLLEKISKSGISQGVCINDLEPPAFEVLPSLKRLKQRVLAAGRGQYDAVFMSGSGNTIVGIGSPDPPQFVYDDDEYQDVFLSEACFITRGENQWYTEPGTTMNSLESPSDLSSTID, from the exons ATGGCTTCCTCTCTGTACCTTTGCAACCAAAACCTTAATTACCCTATCTCTCATGGAAGAAAATCTAGTTATCTCTGCAAAAATACCAGTCTTTCAGCATTTTGGGGACATGGGTATCGTAAATTCAGTCAACATCTTCAAACTGTTTCTTTTCAAAGAACCCCTTTTGTTAAAGCCATGGCTTCTAATTCTAAAACTGATAAGCAACAAGTAGAG ATAACTTATGATCCAGATGAAAGGCTGAATAAATTGGCTGATGAAATAGATAAGACAGCTGGTCTCTCAAGACTCACTTATTTTTCACCTTGCAAG ATTAATGTTTTCCTGAGAATTACCAGGAAGAGAGAAGATGGGTTTCATGAATTGGCTTCTCTTTTTCAT GTTATAAGTCTAGGAGATACGATTAAATTCTCTTTATCACCATCAAAAAGCAAAGATCGTCTTTCGACCAACGTGTCAGGAGTCCCACTTGATGATTCCAATTTG ATTATTAAAGCCCTTAATCTTTACAGGAGAAAGACCGGTAGCGACAACTTCTTTTGG ATTCATCTTGACAAAAAAGTGCCGACTGGGGCTGGGCTAGGTGGTGGAAGTAGTAATGCCGCTACTGCACTCTGGGCAGCTAATCAGTTCAACAATTGTGCTGCTTCTGAAAAGGAACTTCAAGAATGGTCAAGTGAGATTGGTTCAGATAttcctttctttttttctcgTGGAGTAGCCTATTGTACTGGCAAAGGAGAG GTCGTTAAAGATATTCCGCCTCCTATACCCTTGGACATGTCAATGGTTCTTATAAAGCCACCACAAGCATGCTCGACGGTTGAAGTTTACAAG cgtcttcgattagatcaaacTAGCACAGTTGATCCTGTTACATTGCTGGAGAAGATATCAAAGAGCGGGATATCTCAAGGTGTTTGTATCAATGATTTAG AACCTCCTGCATTTGAAGTACTACCTTCTCTGAAAAGGTTAAAACAACGCGTCCTTGCAGCTGGTCGTGGTCAATACGATGCTGTTTTCATGTCCGGAAG TGGAAACACCATTGTAGGAATTGGTTCCCCAGATCCCCCGCAATTTGTTTACGACGATGATGAATACCAGGATGTCTTTCTATCAG AGGCATGCTTTATAACTCGAGGAGAGAACCAGTGGTATACAGAACCAGGTACGACAATGAATTCGTTGGAGTCGCCCTCAGATTTGTcctcaacaattgactaa